A region of Vibrio tubiashii ATCC 19109 DNA encodes the following proteins:
- a CDS encoding SgrR family transcriptional regulator — MSSPRLRVQFETLFEHYKGQDCGVQLEDITEILFCTRRNARIVLNKMEEEGWLEWHPAPGRGKLSQLIFKRSRADVSENLARRYLEEGKIGQALKVLDQDTAKLAQVVESYLGIVHQEGQQVVRLPYYRPLSTLNPTLPIRRSELHIVQQIFSGLTYIDDSEQLQPDLAHSWEMLTPRHWRFYIRPSVRFHNGDLLTSQAVVDNLLTLRQKKLFSHIADVSSPSHLIVDVKLSRDDYQLALLLSESCAKITLPQENRAEDYDLFPVGTGPYRVIQNDNKRLVLQAFDGYFGFRPLLDRIEVWVIDDLHSSMIFPSLSKPLKPEVANYADSVDLDPGCTYLLLNRKNGLAAANDWANYFTQKLGTLNLFQHLPQEKIVELGVLPAHGLKPGWYHHTRHGYTSPPSYRSVTIAYHGQHPMFPTLVKCIEGLLKEDGLSVNFINYDLTVEDTSEVDIWVKPMGITTNRDDSLAGWLLNNSDIEALSREEDFEHWTKVVQEWQATQNASFPAQELGKSLVEKMQLIPMFHCWLGVSKDHCGSLQNAKCNALGWFDFSKVWVKPEMAEATNSHQEEG, encoded by the coding sequence ATGAGCAGCCCAAGACTTAGAGTTCAGTTCGAAACCTTGTTTGAGCATTACAAGGGACAAGATTGCGGTGTCCAGCTTGAAGATATCACCGAGATACTGTTTTGTACCCGTCGTAACGCTCGAATTGTCCTGAACAAAATGGAAGAAGAAGGGTGGTTGGAATGGCACCCAGCTCCCGGTCGAGGCAAGTTATCTCAGTTAATTTTTAAACGTAGCCGAGCTGATGTCAGCGAAAACTTAGCGCGCCGATACCTTGAAGAAGGGAAGATTGGCCAAGCGCTAAAAGTTTTAGATCAAGATACGGCAAAACTTGCTCAAGTGGTTGAAAGCTATCTTGGCATTGTTCATCAAGAAGGCCAGCAAGTTGTCAGGCTGCCATATTACCGACCACTTTCTACGTTAAACCCTACGTTACCGATTCGACGCTCTGAACTTCATATTGTTCAGCAGATTTTCAGTGGTTTAACTTATATCGATGACAGTGAACAACTTCAACCTGATCTGGCCCATTCATGGGAAATGCTCACCCCTCGACATTGGCGTTTTTACATTCGTCCGAGTGTCAGGTTTCACAATGGAGACTTGCTGACATCTCAAGCGGTCGTTGATAACTTATTGACACTTAGACAGAAGAAGCTGTTTTCACATATCGCAGACGTGAGTTCTCCGAGTCACTTAATCGTTGATGTGAAACTTTCACGCGATGATTATCAATTGGCGCTGTTGCTTTCTGAATCTTGCGCGAAAATTACGTTGCCGCAAGAGAATAGAGCGGAGGATTATGATCTATTCCCTGTTGGTACAGGACCTTACCGAGTCATTCAAAACGACAATAAACGCCTCGTCTTACAAGCCTTTGACGGTTACTTTGGTTTTAGGCCCTTGTTAGATCGAATTGAAGTGTGGGTGATTGATGATCTTCATTCTTCAATGATTTTCCCGAGCTTATCTAAACCCCTTAAGCCTGAAGTGGCCAACTATGCCGATAGCGTAGACCTCGATCCGGGTTGCACCTATTTACTACTCAACCGAAAAAATGGACTAGCGGCGGCCAATGATTGGGCGAATTACTTCACACAGAAGTTGGGCACATTAAATTTATTCCAGCATCTACCTCAAGAGAAAATCGTCGAACTAGGAGTACTTCCTGCGCATGGGTTAAAGCCGGGTTGGTATCACCATACAAGGCATGGTTATACGTCACCACCTTCCTATCGCTCTGTCACTATTGCTTACCACGGTCAGCACCCAATGTTCCCAACGTTGGTCAAATGTATTGAAGGCTTGCTTAAAGAGGATGGATTGAGCGTTAACTTTATTAACTATGACTTAACCGTTGAAGATACTTCAGAAGTAGACATCTGGGTTAAACCGATGGGAATCACCACAAACAGGGATGATTCACTAGCAGGGTGGCTACTCAATAATAGCGATATTGAGGCACTTAGCCGCGAAGAGGATTTTGAACATTGGACTAAAGTCGTACAAGAGTGGCAAGCAACACAAAATGCTAGTTTCCCTGCACAAGAGCTTGGAAAGTCTCTAGTAGAAAAGATGCAACTCATTCCCATGTTTCACTGTTGGTTAGGAGTGAGTAAAGATCATTGTGGTTCGCTACAAAATGCGAAATGTAATGCGCTTGGATGGTTTGATTTCAGCAAAGTTTGGGTCAAACCTGAAATGGCTGAGGCAACAAACTCGCATCAAGAGGAAGGGTAG
- a CDS encoding hotdog fold thioesterase: protein MTIWKKSISLEALNKTSENTLIDHLNIIYTEVGDDFITATMPVCSFTHQPLGMLHGGASVVLAETLGSVAANFCVPKGSYCVGLDINANHVRSMRSGTVIGTAKPIHLGVSTQVWQINITDERERLVCTSRLTIAVKHKKSASSDKGL, encoded by the coding sequence ATGACAATCTGGAAAAAATCGATCAGTCTTGAAGCCCTTAATAAGACGTCAGAAAATACTTTGATAGATCACCTAAACATTATTTATACCGAGGTAGGTGATGATTTTATAACGGCCACTATGCCTGTTTGTTCGTTTACTCACCAACCGCTTGGTATGCTGCACGGTGGTGCGTCTGTTGTCTTGGCCGAAACGCTTGGCTCAGTTGCGGCTAATTTCTGTGTTCCAAAAGGAAGTTACTGTGTGGGCCTCGACATTAATGCCAACCATGTACGTTCAATGAGAAGCGGCACCGTTATTGGTACAGCTAAGCCCATTCATTTAGGGGTATCCACTCAAGTATGGCAAATCAACATTACTGATGAGCGTGAACGTTTGGTGTGTACGAGTCGATTGACCATCGCTGTTAAACATAAAAAATCTGCGTCGTCAGACAAAGGACTATAA
- a CDS encoding DUF3389 family protein, which yields MMIPFKSGKIIVTNHEVVVKLSGVHMVTLQAQTDAITLIGRGANVIAANGSETKWSIKLDNEQQIQQIAEQIGSQVQ from the coding sequence ATGATGATTCCTTTTAAAAGCGGAAAAATCATTGTGACTAACCACGAAGTGGTGGTAAAGCTTTCTGGTGTGCACATGGTGACGCTACAAGCGCAAACCGATGCTATCACTCTGATTGGGAGAGGGGCGAATGTTATTGCCGCTAACGGCAGCGAAACCAAGTGGTCGATAAAATTGGACAATGAACAACAAATCCAACAGATTGCTGAGCAAATCGGCAGCCAAGTCCAATAA
- a CDS encoding M48 family metallopeptidase, which translates to MQTWFKFVTLTAAMAMTACTSSPTGRNQLLLFSDSDMSSLGAQSFKQMKKELKVSSDAKTNAYVQCVTDSITQHVPKQPGFDSWEVVVFDSDQVNAFALPGGKIGVYTGLLKVAVTQDQLATVIGHEIAHVLADHSNERLSQSQIANAGLQLTNIALGSSEYAQYQGATMAALGLGVQYGVLMPYGRTQESEADVVGLELMAKSGFDPNQSVDLWKNMAKASGGAQPPELLSTHPSHGTRIQDLSAKIQTLPDNKVKRPNCI; encoded by the coding sequence ATGCAAACGTGGTTTAAATTCGTCACTCTCACTGCCGCAATGGCAATGACAGCCTGTACTTCTTCCCCGACAGGTCGTAACCAGCTGCTTCTTTTTTCAGATTCAGATATGAGTAGTTTAGGCGCCCAATCGTTCAAGCAAATGAAGAAAGAGCTTAAGGTCAGCTCTGACGCTAAGACAAATGCTTACGTTCAGTGCGTAACAGATTCAATTACTCAACATGTCCCGAAACAACCAGGATTTGATAGCTGGGAAGTCGTCGTGTTTGATAGTGATCAAGTCAATGCGTTCGCGTTACCAGGCGGCAAAATTGGTGTCTATACCGGTTTACTTAAAGTAGCGGTTACTCAGGACCAGTTAGCTACAGTTATAGGGCATGAAATCGCACATGTCCTCGCTGATCACAGCAACGAACGACTGTCTCAATCTCAAATTGCCAATGCCGGACTTCAACTGACCAATATTGCACTCGGATCTTCCGAATACGCACAGTATCAAGGAGCAACCATGGCTGCGCTTGGATTAGGCGTACAATATGGTGTTTTAATGCCCTACGGCAGGACTCAAGAATCGGAAGCGGATGTTGTAGGGTTAGAATTGATGGCGAAGTCTGGCTTTGATCCTAACCAGAGTGTCGACCTATGGAAAAACATGGCTAAGGCATCTGGGGGCGCTCAACCGCCTGAACTGCTCTCAACGCACCCTTCTCACGGAACTCGCATTCAGGATCTCTCCGCTAAGATACAAACGTTGCCAGATAACAAGGTTAAACGTCCGAACTGTATTTAG
- a CDS encoding PhnA domain-containing protein, with amino-acid sequence MSSEATMLERCQSKCELCAADAPLTAYAVPPHSHVTVDYGIMVCDKCLGEIEEPKDINHWRCLNDSMWSQVPAVQVTAWRQLTRLNTESWAQDALDMMYMEEEQMNWAMTGMSADDKPFDCNGVELKKGDDVTVIKDLPVKGTNQVIKQGTVIRGISIGDDPKLVSGKANGGQSMYVIAEYCRKK; translated from the coding sequence ATGTCTTCTGAAGCAACTATGCTAGAACGCTGCCAATCAAAATGTGAATTATGTGCTGCTGATGCACCATTAACGGCATACGCTGTTCCCCCGCACAGCCATGTGACAGTAGATTACGGAATCATGGTTTGTGACAAGTGTCTTGGTGAGATCGAAGAACCAAAAGACATCAACCACTGGCGTTGTCTAAACGACAGCATGTGGAGCCAAGTTCCTGCGGTTCAAGTTACTGCATGGCGTCAGCTAACTCGCTTGAACACAGAAAGCTGGGCACAAGACGCGCTAGACATGATGTACATGGAAGAAGAGCAAATGAACTGGGCAATGACTGGCATGTCTGCAGATGACAAACCATTCGATTGCAACGGCGTTGAACTTAAAAAAGGTGACGACGTAACGGTTATCAAAGACCTACCAGTTAAAGGCACTAACCAAGTCATCAAGCAAGGCACGGTTATCCGCGGCATCAGCATTGGCGACGATCCAAAACTAGTTTCTGGTAAAGCGAACGGCGGCCAATCTATGTACGTTATCGCTGAATACTGCCGTAAGAAGTAA
- a CDS encoding site-2 protease family protein — protein sequence MELLSIEFLGKPLRLEGSMAGWQQLFWNNQLVSQLDANADRGEKSYHEFTLLNGEQELACKLETNLIWQPFVLEYVATVDSQVIERGSRNTKDIEKQTPFTKPEPERKFSLIGLLSLGMKALKSAKLIKVVLASASLAAYSWLFSFQFALALIACLVFHEYGHVRAMKYFGMKTKGIYLVPFLGGLALSDEKINTRWQDVVISIMGPMFGLILSVILLIAYLITGEMFFAGLAVFNAFLNLFNLLPILPLDGGHVLKSISFSMNSVAGIVLCTAAAAGGVVLSYSLGLTLFGFLLIMGMLEIVIEWRGRHHSHLLPLDRYGQAVAAVWYIGLVASLIGIIWFFASTGDQLLSLPLLILGT from the coding sequence TTGGAATTATTATCAATCGAGTTTTTGGGTAAACCACTTAGACTCGAAGGCTCTATGGCGGGTTGGCAACAACTGTTTTGGAACAATCAACTCGTGTCTCAGCTTGATGCTAATGCTGACCGTGGTGAAAAATCCTACCATGAGTTTACTTTGCTCAATGGTGAGCAAGAGCTGGCATGTAAATTAGAAACTAATCTGATATGGCAACCATTTGTCTTAGAGTATGTTGCGACAGTCGATAGCCAAGTCATTGAGCGAGGAAGCCGCAATACTAAGGACATAGAAAAGCAAACACCGTTTACTAAGCCGGAGCCAGAAAGAAAGTTTAGCCTTATTGGTCTTTTATCGCTTGGGATGAAGGCGCTTAAGAGTGCAAAGCTGATTAAAGTAGTGCTCGCGTCGGCGAGTTTAGCGGCGTATTCATGGTTGTTTTCTTTTCAATTTGCGCTGGCTTTGATTGCGTGTTTGGTCTTTCATGAATATGGCCATGTTCGCGCGATGAAGTACTTCGGTATGAAGACAAAAGGTATCTACTTGGTGCCGTTTCTTGGCGGGTTGGCGTTGAGCGATGAAAAGATAAATACCCGTTGGCAAGATGTCGTCATTTCAATCATGGGGCCGATGTTTGGCTTAATTCTGTCTGTCATCTTGCTCATTGCTTACTTGATCACTGGCGAGATGTTTTTCGCAGGGTTAGCGGTATTTAATGCATTTCTAAATCTATTCAACTTACTACCGATATTGCCACTCGACGGTGGGCATGTCTTGAAGAGTATCAGTTTCTCCATGAACAGTGTGGCGGGAATAGTTTTGTGTACCGCAGCGGCGGCTGGTGGCGTGGTGTTAAGCTACTCACTAGGGCTTACGTTGTTTGGTTTCCTGCTTATCATGGGCATGCTGGAAATCGTGATTGAGTGGAGAGGAAGACATCATAGCCACTTACTTCCGCTAGATAGGTACGGTCAAGCTGTCGCTGCAGTTTGGTACATTGGGCTTGTTGCTTCATTGATTGGAATTATTTGGTTCTTTGCATCAACTGGTGACCAATTGTTAAGCTTACCGCTGCTTATATTGGGCACATAA
- a CDS encoding LysR family transcriptional regulator, whose translation MQSPITLEALHILDAIDRRGSFAAAANELDRAPSSLSYQIQKLEQDLDIMIFDRSGHKANFTEAGKLILERGRDILLATDKLVNDASVLANGWELDITLAFDGIIPVANFFNLVNDLSNVSSTRIKLQEEILAGCWEALSSGRADLLVCPRMETLPQDVKAETIGEMEMIWVAATDHYVHKRSGVFDEKAREKYRVIAIADTAREQPAISVNITQRQPRLTVTNFSAKVEALKTGLGIGTLPKELATQLIASGDLKQITDTESQPIEIILAWKRNKIGEAKSWCIQYLLKHFKATSKI comes from the coding sequence TTGCAGAGCCCAATAACACTTGAAGCGCTACATATATTAGATGCGATTGACCGGCGTGGAAGCTTTGCTGCTGCGGCAAACGAACTCGATAGGGCACCGTCTTCACTGAGCTATCAAATTCAGAAGCTCGAACAAGATCTCGATATCATGATCTTTGATCGCTCTGGGCACAAAGCTAATTTTACGGAAGCAGGTAAACTGATTCTTGAACGAGGAAGGGACATACTGCTAGCAACAGACAAGCTTGTAAATGATGCAAGTGTACTGGCTAATGGTTGGGAACTGGATATTACACTCGCCTTTGATGGTATTATCCCAGTTGCTAATTTCTTCAACCTTGTTAATGACTTAAGTAATGTCAGTTCAACAAGGATTAAGCTCCAAGAAGAAATACTCGCAGGCTGCTGGGAAGCGTTAAGTTCAGGGCGAGCAGATTTATTGGTCTGTCCAAGAATGGAAACGCTACCGCAAGATGTCAAAGCTGAAACCATTGGTGAAATGGAAATGATCTGGGTAGCAGCGACGGATCATTACGTACATAAACGCAGTGGGGTATTCGACGAAAAAGCGCGCGAAAAATATCGCGTTATTGCGATAGCGGATACGGCCCGCGAGCAGCCAGCAATCAGTGTCAACATAACTCAAAGACAACCGAGACTCACCGTGACCAACTTTTCAGCAAAAGTAGAGGCGCTAAAGACAGGCTTAGGTATCGGCACCTTGCCAAAAGAGTTAGCAACTCAACTTATTGCGAGCGGTGACTTGAAGCAGATAACCGACACCGAATCTCAACCTATCGAGATAATCTTGGCGTGGAAACGTAATAAAATTGGTGAAGCTAAATCTTGGTGTATCCAATATCTACTCAAGCACTTCAAAGCGACATCTAAGATTTAA
- a CDS encoding TonB-dependent hemoglobin/transferrin/lactoferrin family receptor, which translates to MYKKTFLSASIVLALASTAHAEEYALFDEVVVSATRTNQQLEDVAASVAVISDEEIERNLTTGVEDLFKYTPGVTVQSNSRQGIQGINIRGMEGNRVLVLVDGVAQTNQFSPSGGQSYNFINSSRVDLDTDMLKSVEVVKGSASSLYGSDAIGGIVAFETKDPEDFLKGRDTGGHVKFNYSSADNTFSESVALAKRFGDLEALVAYTRRDGEQVDNFGKPDEKDFANNNVLVKLQYQLNPDHRLEFSGNFLHNSGDTKLTNSSYTNYNGEDVTKQTQIGIKHIWNAESQFADLVTWQFDWLDKDENGITNRTSKGGSRYVPPAGNVQKKDYIYSDKGYQFDAQFDKEFTLGEFEHYLVYGTSFSDKEIKNVNNEYNSISADKVIYYIPSAKERKYGFFLQDSINYGKFVLTPGVRFDSFETDPGDTTNNPSGNSPESYGKFSDSAVTGRLGTTYSINNEHKVYAQVSQGFRAPDFQELYYSFGNPTHGYINIPNPDLKAEESVSYELGWRHNTDFSSTEVSVFYSDYDNFIDSQVVRVDGRVEVNQSINVDKAEIKGFEVGNTFYWDNILQHEGFSTRLAGVYTEGKDGKGKALNSVNPWNAIVGFNYDAPNEKWGSSLSINYTAAKKDKDISTSGTTTSGKALPIGSATVVDLTAYYSPIKDLTLRAGLFNVTDEEYYNWNDVRGITSEEDKSLTQPGRNWAITAKYDF; encoded by the coding sequence ATGTATAAGAAAACTTTCCTGTCAGCTTCAATTGTTTTGGCCCTTGCGTCAACTGCTCATGCCGAAGAATATGCCCTCTTCGACGAAGTTGTTGTTTCAGCGACTCGTACTAACCAACAGCTTGAAGACGTAGCCGCGTCTGTTGCAGTTATTTCTGATGAAGAGATTGAACGTAACTTAACAACGGGAGTTGAGGATCTCTTCAAGTACACCCCAGGAGTAACCGTACAATCAAACTCTCGCCAGGGTATTCAAGGTATTAACATCCGTGGTATGGAGGGCAATCGAGTATTAGTATTAGTCGATGGAGTAGCTCAAACTAACCAGTTTTCTCCAAGTGGAGGCCAAAGCTATAACTTCATAAATTCTTCGCGTGTTGACTTAGACACGGATATGTTGAAATCAGTAGAAGTAGTTAAAGGTTCAGCTTCTTCTCTATACGGCTCTGATGCAATTGGCGGAATCGTGGCGTTTGAGACTAAAGATCCAGAGGACTTTTTAAAAGGTCGAGATACCGGTGGTCACGTCAAGTTTAACTATTCATCTGCTGACAATACTTTCTCGGAGTCCGTAGCTCTAGCAAAGCGTTTTGGTGATCTAGAAGCTTTAGTTGCATACACTCGTCGCGATGGAGAGCAAGTCGATAACTTCGGAAAGCCAGACGAGAAAGATTTTGCAAATAACAATGTGTTAGTTAAGCTTCAATACCAGCTTAATCCAGACCATCGCTTAGAATTTAGCGGTAACTTTTTACACAATAGTGGTGATACTAAGCTAACTAACAGTAGTTATACCAACTACAACGGAGAAGATGTTACCAAACAAACACAAATCGGTATTAAACATATTTGGAATGCTGAGTCACAATTCGCTGATCTTGTAACTTGGCAGTTCGATTGGCTAGATAAGGACGAGAATGGTATAACCAACCGCACATCTAAAGGTGGTAGCCGTTATGTCCCGCCAGCTGGAAATGTGCAAAAGAAAGACTATATCTACTCAGATAAAGGCTATCAATTTGATGCACAGTTCGACAAGGAATTCACTCTAGGCGAATTTGAACACTATTTAGTTTACGGTACTTCGTTCTCAGATAAGGAAATAAAAAACGTAAACAACGAATATAACTCAATCTCTGCTGATAAAGTTATCTACTACATACCGAGTGCTAAAGAGCGTAAGTATGGTTTCTTCTTACAGGATTCGATTAACTACGGAAAGTTTGTCCTAACTCCGGGTGTAAGGTTTGATTCATTTGAAACAGATCCAGGTGACACGACAAACAACCCAAGTGGAAATTCTCCTGAGTCATACGGTAAGTTTTCAGACTCAGCAGTTACAGGTCGTTTGGGTACAACTTATTCCATTAATAATGAGCACAAAGTTTACGCGCAAGTTTCTCAAGGGTTCCGTGCACCAGATTTCCAAGAACTTTATTACTCGTTTGGTAACCCAACTCACGGTTACATCAACATCCCTAATCCGGATTTAAAAGCCGAAGAAAGTGTGTCGTACGAGTTAGGTTGGAGACACAACACAGACTTCTCTAGTACAGAAGTTTCGGTTTTCTACAGCGACTACGATAACTTTATCGACAGCCAAGTTGTTCGCGTAGACGGGCGTGTTGAAGTAAATCAAAGTATTAACGTAGATAAAGCTGAAATTAAAGGTTTCGAGGTAGGTAATACATTCTACTGGGATAACATCCTTCAGCATGAAGGCTTTAGTACCCGACTTGCAGGTGTATACACTGAGGGCAAAGATGGTAAAGGCAAGGCACTGAACAGCGTAAACCCTTGGAATGCGATTGTTGGTTTTAACTATGACGCGCCAAACGAAAAATGGGGCTCATCGTTATCGATCAACTACACCGCAGCTAAAAAGGACAAGGATATTAGTACATCCGGCACTACAACAAGTGGCAAGGCTTTACCTATCGGTAGTGCAACTGTAGTAGACCTTACAGCCTACTATTCTCCAATTAAAGATCTAACACTCAGAGCTGGCTTATTCAACGTAACAGACGAAGAATATTACAACTGGAATGATGTGCGCGGGATTACAAGCGAGGAAGATAAGAGTTTAACTCAACCAGGTCGAAACTGGGCAATTACAGCCAAATACGATTTCTAA